A single window of Acidobacteriota bacterium DNA harbors:
- a CDS encoding methylmalonyl-CoA mutase family protein, whose protein sequence is MKTATPEAASGIARWAKETLEPALHKSGERDTSFTTISGRPIDRLYTPESLAGWDEARDLAEPGQFPYTRGIHPSGYRGKLWTMRQFSGFGTPEETNQRYKHLLAAGGTGLSVAFDLPTLMGRDPDHELSLGEVGKCGVSIASLADMETLFQGISLADITTSMTINSPAPMLFAMYLVVAEQQGADWRTISGTIQNDILKEFIAQKEYIYPPRPSMRLITDVFGFCAEQVPKWNTISVSGYHIREAGATALQELAFTLRDGVEYVQYGVDAGLNVDQFVPRISFFFNAHSDFFEELAKYRAARKIWAHVMRDRFGAKDERSWKLRFHTQTAGVSLTAQQPYNNVVRTALQALSAVLGGTQSLHTNSLDEALALPTEEAATLALRTQQIIAHESGVTHAVDPLGGSFFLEKLTLDMEKGALDYFETIDRMGGMVAAIERGFPQREIADSAYRFQQAVERKEKIIVGVNQFVVDGDRGVPILSIDEAAAARQIERLRALRRDRDNGRVRQALDDLKRAAEGTANTMIPLLEATRAYATVGEMCDALREVWGEYVEQPMI, encoded by the coding sequence ATGAAGACTGCGACCCCCGAGGCGGCCTCCGGCATCGCGCGTTGGGCAAAGGAGACGCTGGAGCCGGCGCTGCACAAGAGTGGGGAGCGGGATACCTCGTTTACCACGATCTCTGGACGCCCCATCGACCGCCTGTACACACCTGAATCGCTGGCCGGGTGGGACGAGGCGCGCGATCTCGCCGAACCGGGTCAGTTTCCCTACACCCGGGGCATCCATCCGAGCGGCTATCGCGGCAAGCTCTGGACGATGAGGCAGTTTTCCGGGTTTGGGACGCCCGAGGAGACCAACCAGCGATACAAGCATCTGCTCGCGGCCGGCGGCACCGGCCTGAGCGTCGCATTCGACCTGCCTACGCTGATGGGTCGCGACCCCGATCACGAACTCTCGCTGGGCGAGGTCGGGAAGTGCGGCGTCAGTATCGCGTCGCTGGCCGACATGGAGACGTTGTTCCAAGGCATCTCGCTTGCGGACATCACGACGTCGATGACGATCAATTCGCCGGCGCCGATGCTGTTCGCCATGTATCTGGTCGTCGCCGAGCAGCAGGGGGCCGACTGGCGGACGATTTCCGGCACCATCCAGAACGACATCCTGAAAGAGTTCATCGCGCAGAAGGAGTACATCTATCCGCCGCGCCCCTCGATGCGCCTCATCACCGACGTGTTCGGATTCTGCGCCGAGCAGGTGCCGAAGTGGAACACGATCTCGGTCAGCGGGTATCACATCAGGGAGGCCGGCGCGACGGCACTGCAGGAACTGGCGTTTACGCTGCGCGACGGGGTTGAGTACGTGCAGTACGGCGTTGATGCGGGCCTGAATGTCGATCAGTTCGTGCCGCGCATTTCCTTCTTCTTCAACGCGCACAGCGACTTCTTCGAGGAACTCGCCAAGTACCGCGCGGCCCGGAAGATCTGGGCCCACGTGATGCGCGACCGGTTTGGCGCGAAGGACGAACGGTCGTGGAAGCTCCGCTTCCACACCCAGACGGCCGGCGTGTCGCTCACCGCGCAGCAGCCGTACAACAACGTCGTCCGCACGGCGCTGCAGGCGCTTTCGGCCGTGCTCGGCGGCACCCAATCGCTGCACACCAACTCGCTCGATGAGGCGCTGGCGCTGCCCACCGAGGAGGCGGCCACACTCGCCCTGCGGACGCAGCAGATCATCGCCCACGAAAGCGGCGTGACCCACGCCGTCGATCCGCTCGGAGGCTCATTCTTCCTCGAGAAGCTGACGCTCGACATGGAGAAGGGCGCGCTCGACTACTTCGAGACGATCGATCGGATGGGCGGCATGGTAGCGGCCATTGAGCGCGGATTCCCGCAGCGCGAGATCGCCGACAGCGCCTATCGCTTTCAGCAGGCCGTCGAGCGAAAAGAGAAGATCATCGTCGGCGTCAACCAGTTCGTCGTCGACGGGGACCGGGGGGTGCCCATTCTCTCCATCGACGAAGCCGCCGCGGCGCGCCAGATCGAGCGGCTCCGCGCGCTCCGCCGCGATCGCGACAATGGGCGGGTGCGCCAGGCGCTTGACGATCTCAAGCGCGCGGCCGAAGGCACGGCGAACACGATGATCCCGTTGCTCGAGGCGACGCGCGCGTATGCGACGGTCGGCGAGATGTGTGATGCGCTCCGCGAGGTGTGGGGCGAGTACGTTGAACAGCCGATGATCTAG
- a CDS encoding response regulator — MPHRLLLADDSVTIQRVIELTFADEDIEVIAVGDGREAIRRIEADRPDIVLADVGMPELDGYEVAAYVKNTPHLSHIPVLLLTGAFEPVDEQRAREVGCDGVLAKPFEPQMVITRVNELLDAAPPLRAATAPPVVVDRRVAPLPPPAVGPVFDAPPIAVPAATLLQAPPLSPLDAFLAATPALDLAAYGARSNASEWSHQAVPDLRPSVEREPNAGLADVPLATDSPFAAPEREVLAADPSTIRISRRTPIAVPGFGAPALPLPSSSAAELDDYFEKLDAAFASMQQTPLKPEPLDPSAAPAGVPAPSSHATEPLPASGRWLSPPVEPPVGVSGTESQAVEHAPAIAQAFSALLAAEHGQAAPVTAPTTLSPDAIDGLVERVASEVVERMSDRVVRDMVTDIVSRIAEKLVREEIDRVKATIK; from the coding sequence ATGCCGCACAGGCTTTTGCTGGCCGACGACAGCGTCACCATCCAGCGCGTCATCGAGCTGACCTTCGCTGACGAAGATATCGAGGTGATCGCGGTTGGCGACGGACGCGAGGCGATCCGCCGCATTGAGGCCGATCGCCCCGACATCGTGCTGGCCGACGTGGGCATGCCGGAACTAGATGGGTATGAGGTGGCGGCCTACGTCAAGAACACGCCGCACCTGTCACACATTCCCGTGCTGCTGCTGACCGGAGCGTTCGAGCCGGTCGACGAACAGCGGGCGCGGGAGGTCGGCTGCGACGGCGTGCTGGCCAAGCCGTTCGAGCCCCAGATGGTGATCACGCGGGTGAACGAGCTGCTCGATGCGGCCCCGCCGCTCCGCGCCGCGACGGCTCCACCAGTAGTGGTCGACCGGCGGGTGGCGCCCCTGCCTCCTCCGGCGGTCGGGCCGGTATTCGACGCGCCGCCGATCGCGGTACCGGCAGCCACGCTGCTCCAGGCGCCGCCCTTGTCGCCGCTCGACGCATTCCTGGCGGCTACGCCCGCGCTGGACCTGGCCGCATACGGAGCGCGTTCCAACGCCTCCGAGTGGTCGCATCAGGCCGTGCCGGATCTTCGGCCCTCAGTGGAACGGGAACCGAACGCGGGGCTGGCCGACGTACCGCTCGCCACCGACAGCCCGTTCGCCGCGCCGGAACGCGAGGTGCTGGCGGCCGACCCATCCACCATTCGTATCAGCCGGCGCACCCCGATTGCCGTGCCCGGATTCGGCGCGCCTGCCCTGCCGCTCCCGTCCTCCTCGGCCGCGGAACTCGACGACTACTTTGAGAAGCTTGATGCCGCGTTCGCATCGATGCAACAGACCCCGCTCAAGCCCGAACCGCTCGACCCGTCAGCGGCGCCCGCCGGAGTGCCGGCGCCGTCGAGCCATGCCACCGAGCCGCTACCGGCGTCGGGCCGCTGGTTGTCGCCACCCGTCGAGCCGCCGGTGGGCGTCTCCGGAACCGAGTCCCAGGCGGTCGAGCATGCGCCCGCCATCGCGCAGGCCTTCTCTGCGCTCCTGGCAGCTGAACACGGCCAGGCCGCGCCCGTCACGGCGCCCACCACGCTCTCGCCAGACGCCATCGACGGCCTCGTCGAGCGCGTCGCGAGCGAGGTCGTCGAGCGGATGTCGGACCGCGTCGTGCGCGACATGGTGACCGACATCGTCTCTCGCATCGCCGAGAAGCTGGTTCGCGAAGAGATCGACCGGGTCAAAGCCACCATCAAGTAG
- a CDS encoding PEP/pyruvate-binding domain-containing protein, producing the protein MTTPGDGPIDMFDRLRERAKELTCLYQVHDLTSDPERTPDDVCRGLVTAIPPGWLHPDSCWTKITIESSVYEPSLVTETPWVLRAPVLAMGKPVGAVEVFYARHFPKVDEGPFLKEERRLIDAIAALLGQYLTERRLRGMLRHWHVSLEQLPVDDRREWRVIVEFLRRTDPHLLQRVSRRMINHLVWQGIEEAQNLLERLGANQRNRETSDENRPLERASLDEVMGITNAAFRIAASNLSDDEIVHVIDLWVKDDKSGFLVEAVENQRTSLGEIADALERFQHMGFEDKELSRSVQLGLRVSLVRRFLTEDLEYINTAKHYLHVHDFCDIVQHVVSPAGSRGKLGGKSSGLLLAYNIVRRSEEYEDALGAIKIPKTWYLTSDGILAFIDHNHLQDIHNRKYLEIEQVRKEYPHIVQAFKNSDFPKEILKGLAVALDDMGDRPLIVRSSSLLEDRIGSAFSGKYKSLFLANRGTKRERMLALLDAIAEVYASIFSPDPIEYRAERGMLDLHEEMGVMIQEVVGTKVGRYFLPAFGGVAFSNNEFRWSPRITREDGLVRLVPGLGTRAVDRLSDDYPVLLAPGQPGLRANVTPQEVIRYSPKRVDLINLEANRFATVLISDLLKQYGAKYPMFKQVFSLCDRDGLRPVGGLDWDGSTDDIVATFEGLATTTPFLAQMRSLLRVLREKIGGPVDIEFAHDGKDFYLLQCRPQSYMDEVAATPIPRDIPAERIIFTAKRFVSNGRLPDITHIVFVDPHQYERLENLDALRNVGRAMGRLNKLLPKRQFAMIGPGRWGSRGDIKLGVTVTYSDISNTVLLMEVGEKRGGAMPELSFGTHFFQDLVESAIRYLPIYPDDPGVIFNRAFLLNAPNQFAALVPEFANLADTIHVIDVAASADGQVLRVLMNADQDEAIGFLATPGLA; encoded by the coding sequence ATGACGACTCCTGGCGACGGCCCCATCGACATGTTCGACCGCCTGCGCGAGCGGGCGAAGGAACTGACCTGCCTCTACCAGGTGCACGACCTGACGTCTGACCCTGAACGGACGCCAGACGACGTCTGTCGCGGCCTGGTGACGGCGATTCCGCCAGGCTGGCTCCACCCGGATTCGTGCTGGACCAAGATCACGATTGAGTCGTCGGTCTACGAGCCGTCGCTCGTCACCGAGACGCCATGGGTGCTGCGGGCGCCAGTGCTGGCGATGGGCAAGCCGGTCGGCGCCGTGGAAGTCTTCTACGCCCGCCACTTCCCGAAGGTCGACGAAGGCCCGTTCCTCAAGGAGGAGCGCCGCCTCATCGACGCGATTGCCGCGTTGCTCGGTCAGTACCTCACCGAGCGACGCCTCCGCGGCATGCTGCGCCACTGGCACGTCTCGCTCGAGCAATTGCCCGTCGATGACCGCCGGGAATGGCGCGTCATTGTCGAGTTCCTCCGGCGCACGGACCCGCACCTGCTGCAGCGCGTGTCGCGGCGGATGATCAACCATCTCGTCTGGCAAGGCATCGAGGAAGCGCAGAACCTGCTGGAACGCCTGGGTGCCAATCAGCGCAACCGGGAAACATCGGACGAGAATCGCCCGCTCGAGCGGGCGAGCCTCGATGAGGTGATGGGCATCACCAATGCCGCGTTCCGGATTGCCGCCTCGAACCTGAGCGACGACGAAATCGTGCACGTCATCGATCTGTGGGTCAAGGACGACAAGAGCGGCTTCCTCGTGGAGGCGGTGGAGAACCAGCGCACGTCGCTTGGCGAGATCGCGGATGCGCTCGAGCGCTTCCAGCATATGGGATTCGAGGACAAGGAACTGTCGCGATCGGTGCAGCTCGGCCTGCGCGTGTCGCTGGTCCGGCGGTTCCTCACCGAAGATCTCGAGTACATCAACACGGCCAAGCACTATCTACACGTGCACGATTTCTGCGACATTGTGCAGCACGTGGTCTCGCCCGCCGGGTCGCGCGGCAAGCTGGGCGGCAAGAGTTCGGGCCTGCTGCTCGCCTACAACATCGTCCGCCGGTCCGAAGAGTACGAGGACGCGCTCGGCGCCATCAAGATCCCGAAAACCTGGTACCTCACCTCGGACGGGATCCTCGCCTTCATCGACCATAATCACCTGCAGGATATCCACAACCGCAAGTACCTCGAGATCGAACAGGTCCGCAAGGAATACCCGCACATCGTCCAGGCGTTCAAGAACTCGGATTTTCCGAAGGAAATCCTCAAGGGGCTCGCCGTCGCGCTCGACGACATGGGCGATCGGCCGCTGATCGTCCGCAGTTCGAGCCTGCTCGAGGACCGGATTGGATCGGCGTTCTCAGGCAAGTACAAGAGCCTGTTTCTGGCCAATCGCGGCACGAAGCGTGAACGGATGCTGGCGCTGCTCGATGCGATCGCCGAAGTGTACGCCTCGATCTTCAGCCCCGATCCGATCGAGTACCGCGCCGAGCGCGGCATGCTCGATCTGCACGAGGAGATGGGCGTTATGATCCAGGAAGTGGTCGGCACGAAGGTCGGCCGCTACTTCCTGCCCGCGTTTGGCGGCGTCGCCTTCAGCAACAACGAATTCCGGTGGTCGCCGCGCATCACGCGCGAGGACGGCCTGGTGCGCCTGGTGCCCGGCCTCGGCACGCGGGCCGTGGATCGGCTGAGCGACGACTATCCCGTGCTGCTCGCGCCGGGCCAGCCGGGCCTGCGCGCGAATGTCACGCCGCAGGAGGTCATCCGCTATTCGCCGAAGCGTGTCGACCTGATCAATCTCGAGGCCAACCGGTTCGCGACGGTGCTGATCTCGGATCTGCTCAAGCAGTACGGGGCCAAGTACCCGATGTTCAAGCAGGTCTTCTCGCTCTGCGACCGGGACGGATTGCGCCCGGTCGGAGGCCTCGACTGGGACGGCTCGACTGATGACATCGTGGCGACGTTCGAGGGGCTCGCGACCACGACGCCCTTCCTCGCGCAGATGCGATCACTGCTGCGGGTGCTGCGCGAGAAGATCGGCGGCCCGGTCGACATCGAGTTCGCGCACGACGGCAAGGACTTCTACCTGTTGCAGTGCCGGCCACAGAGCTACATGGACGAGGTGGCCGCGACGCCGATTCCGCGGGACATCCCGGCTGAGCGCATCATCTTCACCGCCAAGCGGTTCGTCTCGAACGGCCGGCTGCCCGATATCACGCACATCGTGTTTGTCGATCCGCACCAGTACGAGCGTCTCGAGAACCTGGACGCGCTGCGCAACGTCGGGCGCGCGATGGGACGGCTCAACAAGCTGCTCCCGAAACGCCAGTTCGCCATGATTGGACCAGGTCGCTGGGGCAGCCGGGGCGATATCAAGCTTGGCGTCACGGTCACATACTCGGATATCAGCAATACCGTGTTGCTCATGGAAGTCGGGGAGAAACGCGGAGGCGCGATGCCCGAACTGTCGTTTGGCACACACTTTTTCCAGGACCTGGTCGAATCGGCGATCCGCTATTTGCCGATCTATCCCGACGACCCCGGCGTGATCTTCAACCGGGCATTCCTGTTGAACGCACCGAACCAGTTTGCGGCACTGGTTCCGGAGTTCGCGAACCTGGCCGACACCATCCACGTGATTGACGTGGCCGCCTCAGCCGATGGCCAAGTGCTACGGGTCTTGATGAACGCGGATCAGGACGAGGCGATCGGGTTCCTCGCCACGCCGGGACTGGCGTAA
- a CDS encoding valine--tRNA ligase, producing the protein MSELPKAFDHRDVDARWYSFWESIGAFRADASSGKPVFSMVLPPPNVTGSLHMGHALNHTMPDIIARWKRMQGYDVLWLPGTDHAGIATQNVVEKQLAQEKKTRHDLGREAFEARVWEWVKVSHETITGQMRKLGDSVDWSRERFTLDPGLSRAVRREFVSLYREGLVYRDKYIVNWCPRCRTALSDLEVQHRESDGKLYFVRYAGVGGGAGVTVATTRPETMLGDTAIAVNPDDERYRHLVGQRVVLPVLGRMLPIVADAFVDPAFGTGAVKVTPAHDPNDFAMGQRHSLPSVSVIDEDGNMTAEAGPYAGQDRFKARKALVERLQGEGVIEKIVEHRHAVGHCDRCSTVVEPLVSKQWFVKIGPLAADAIRAVEEGRVVFLPDNWTKTYFEWMTNIHDWCISRQLWWGHRIPAWYCDACGETIVSEEDPSACRCGAVLRQDTDVLDTWFSSGLWPFSTLGWPDKTDDLARYYPTTLLLTGFDIIFFWVARMIMLGLKFGGDVPFHTVYITGLVRDERGQKMSKSKGNVVDPLSVMDDIGADALRFTLAAMASPGMDIPLSEGRMTGYRQFINKIWNASRFLLMNIGDLPARPVLPPCRDLHVIHRWMLSGVSRLAIDVNDALTTYRFDQACDRLYHFFWHEFADWYIEFVKIDLQQPGPVRDAAVAVLVEVHDRLMRLLHPFVPFITEEIWQKLPKRPNDAATVTLSAFPTLMPEWADTSAEADVAYMQQVVTTIRTVRSERSVPPSRKITAIIDETDGHARAMLEQYAPYLRQLAGLESLEFRGDVAPNVDTVTRVLEHAHVFVPLAGIVDHEAEIEKLRKELAGLAREAESITRKLGTASFVERAPVLVVQETQSRAVQITERQQKLEAQLTELGA; encoded by the coding sequence ATGTCCGAGCTACCGAAAGCCTTCGATCACCGAGACGTTGACGCGCGTTGGTACAGCTTCTGGGAGTCGATTGGCGCCTTCCGCGCCGACGCCAGCAGCGGCAAGCCCGTCTTCAGCATGGTGCTGCCTCCACCCAACGTCACCGGGTCGCTGCACATGGGCCATGCCCTCAACCACACGATGCCCGACATCATCGCGCGCTGGAAGCGGATGCAGGGCTACGACGTGCTGTGGTTGCCGGGGACCGACCATGCGGGCATCGCGACACAGAACGTGGTGGAGAAACAACTCGCGCAGGAGAAGAAGACGCGCCACGATCTGGGCCGCGAGGCCTTCGAAGCCCGCGTGTGGGAGTGGGTGAAGGTCAGCCACGAGACGATCACCGGTCAGATGCGGAAGCTGGGCGACTCGGTCGACTGGTCGCGCGAGCGGTTCACGCTCGATCCGGGCCTGTCGCGCGCTGTGCGCCGCGAGTTCGTGTCGCTCTACCGTGAGGGCCTGGTCTATCGTGACAAGTACATCGTCAACTGGTGCCCGCGGTGCCGAACGGCGCTCTCCGACCTCGAGGTGCAGCACCGGGAGAGTGACGGCAAGCTCTACTTTGTCCGGTACGCGGGCGTCGGCGGCGGGGCTGGTGTGACGGTGGCCACCACGCGCCCGGAAACGATGCTGGGCGACACGGCCATCGCGGTGAACCCGGACGATGAGCGATACCGGCACCTGGTGGGCCAACGCGTCGTGCTGCCCGTGCTCGGCCGCATGCTGCCGATCGTGGCCGATGCCTTTGTTGATCCGGCGTTTGGCACCGGCGCCGTCAAGGTGACGCCCGCCCACGATCCGAACGACTTCGCGATGGGCCAGCGACACTCGCTGCCGAGCGTGTCGGTGATAGACGAGGACGGCAACATGACCGCGGAGGCCGGGCCCTACGCTGGCCAGGATCGCTTCAAGGCCCGCAAGGCGCTCGTGGAGCGGCTGCAGGGCGAAGGTGTGATCGAGAAAATCGTCGAGCATCGCCACGCCGTCGGTCATTGCGATCGCTGCAGCACCGTGGTCGAGCCGCTGGTGTCGAAGCAGTGGTTCGTGAAGATCGGTCCGCTCGCCGCCGACGCCATCCGCGCCGTAGAGGAAGGCCGCGTGGTCTTCCTGCCGGACAACTGGACGAAGACCTACTTCGAGTGGATGACCAACATCCACGACTGGTGCATCTCGCGTCAGTTGTGGTGGGGCCACCGCATCCCCGCGTGGTATTGCGACGCGTGCGGCGAGACCATCGTGTCGGAGGAGGATCCGAGCGCGTGCCGGTGCGGCGCCGTCCTGCGCCAGGACACCGACGTGCTCGACACGTGGTTCAGTTCGGGGCTCTGGCCGTTCAGCACGTTGGGCTGGCCCGACAAGACCGACGACCTGGCCCGCTACTACCCGACGACCCTGTTATTGACCGGATTCGACATCATCTTCTTCTGGGTCGCGCGGATGATCATGCTCGGCTTGAAGTTCGGGGGCGATGTGCCGTTCCACACCGTGTACATCACGGGCCTCGTGCGGGACGAGCGCGGCCAGAAGATGAGCAAGTCGAAAGGCAACGTTGTCGACCCGCTGTCGGTGATGGACGACATCGGCGCCGACGCCCTGCGGTTCACGCTGGCGGCCATGGCGTCGCCAGGCATGGACATTCCGCTCTCGGAAGGGCGGATGACCGGGTACCGGCAGTTCATCAACAAGATCTGGAATGCCTCGCGCTTCCTGCTGATGAACATCGGCGATCTGCCTGCGCGTCCGGTACTGCCGCCATGTCGCGACCTGCACGTGATTCACCGGTGGATGTTGAGCGGCGTCAGCCGGCTGGCCATCGACGTCAACGATGCGCTCACCACGTACCGGTTTGATCAGGCGTGCGATCGGCTGTACCACTTCTTCTGGCACGAGTTCGCGGATTGGTACATCGAGTTCGTCAAGATCGATCTGCAGCAGCCCGGGCCCGTGCGCGATGCGGCGGTGGCGGTGCTGGTCGAAGTGCACGACCGCCTGATGCGATTGCTGCACCCGTTTGTTCCGTTCATCACCGAAGAGATCTGGCAGAAGCTGCCGAAACGACCGAATGATGCCGCCACCGTGACGCTCTCGGCATTCCCGACGCTGATGCCAGAGTGGGCCGACACGTCGGCCGAGGCCGACGTCGCCTACATGCAGCAGGTGGTGACGACGATTCGGACCGTGCGGTCCGAGCGCAGCGTGCCGCCTTCTCGGAAGATCACCGCGATCATCGACGAGACCGATGGGCATGCCCGAGCCATGCTCGAGCAGTACGCGCCGTACCTGCGCCAGTTGGCTGGCCTCGAGTCGCTCGAATTCCGGGGCGATGTGGCGCCCAACGTCGACACCGTCACGCGCGTGCTCGAACACGCGCACGTGTTCGTGCCGCTGGCGGGCATCGTAGACCATGAGGCCGAGATCGAGAAACTCCGGAAGGAGCTGGCGGGATTGGCTCGCGAGGCCGAGTCGATCACGCGCAAACTGGGGACGGCGAGCTTCGTGGAGCGCGCCCCGGTGTTGGTCGTCCAGGAGACGCAGTCGCGTGCCGTCCAGATCACGGAGCGGCAGCAGAAACTCGAAGCACAACTCACGGAGCTGGGCGCATGA
- a CDS encoding cobalamin B12-binding domain-containing protein, with translation MSKIRVVIAKPGLDGHDRGAKVIARALRDAGMEVIYTGLRQTPQQIVSAAIQEDADVIGLSILSGAHNHICPEVMRLLKEKGLDDVLVVVGGIIPDLDVARLAEVGIHGVFRPGTRMQEIIDYITGHARSRAEIV, from the coding sequence ATGTCGAAGATTAGAGTTGTCATCGCAAAACCCGGGCTCGATGGGCATGATCGCGGAGCCAAGGTGATCGCTCGGGCGCTGCGCGACGCCGGCATGGAAGTGATCTACACGGGGCTCCGGCAGACACCTCAGCAGATTGTCAGCGCCGCCATCCAGGAAGACGCCGACGTGATCGGCCTGTCAATCCTCTCAGGCGCGCACAACCACATCTGCCCGGAGGTCATGCGCCTGCTCAAGGAGAAGGGCCTCGATGACGTCCTGGTGGTGGTCGGCGGCATCATTCCCGATCTTGATGTGGCGCGGCTGGCCGAGGTCGGCATCCACGGGGTCTTCCGGCCCGGCACGCGGATGCAGGAGATCATCGACTACATCACCGGTCACGCCCGCTCCCGCGCAGAGATCGTGTAA
- a CDS encoding Glu/Leu/Phe/Val dehydrogenase, producing the protein MSKPFNPFEMAQAQFDKVADILDLDAGTRELLRWPMREFQFAIPVRMDDGKVKVFRGFRVQHNDARGPNKGGIRFHPHETLDTVRALGTWMTWKCAVVDIPLGGGKGGVICDPHHLSAREQEGICRGWVRQLANNVGYTRDVPAPDVMTNPQHMVWMMDELEVIHGGKEPGFITGKPVGMGGSLGRTEATGYGVIYTVREACKMLGLGITKSTAAVQGFGNVGQYSVQLFTKYGGKVICVSCWDEADQKTYTFRKMDGVTFEELIGITDKFGTVDKAKAKTLGHEILAGDAWIEQDVDILIPAAIENQITGDNVNRISKKVKLVAEGANGPTTPEADKVLEARGIYVIPDFLCNAGGVTCSYFEQVQGNMNYYWPKDEVLSKLDHIMTNAFHGVAELAKSKKLYTRDAAYVIAINRVASACHQRGWV; encoded by the coding sequence GTGTCCAAGCCATTCAATCCGTTTGAAATGGCGCAGGCCCAGTTCGACAAGGTGGCCGACATCCTCGATCTGGATGCCGGTACCCGCGAGCTGTTGCGGTGGCCGATGCGCGAGTTTCAGTTCGCCATCCCCGTTCGCATGGATGACGGAAAAGTGAAGGTGTTCCGCGGCTTCCGCGTGCAGCACAACGATGCCCGCGGCCCCAACAAGGGCGGCATCCGCTTCCATCCGCACGAGACGCTCGACACGGTCCGCGCGCTGGGGACGTGGATGACCTGGAAGTGCGCGGTCGTCGACATTCCGCTCGGCGGCGGGAAGGGCGGCGTCATCTGCGATCCGCACCACCTGAGCGCCCGCGAGCAGGAAGGCATCTGCCGCGGCTGGGTGCGGCAGCTGGCGAATAACGTGGGCTATACGCGCGACGTCCCGGCGCCCGACGTGATGACCAACCCGCAGCATATGGTCTGGATGATGGACGAGCTTGAAGTCATCCACGGCGGCAAGGAGCCCGGCTTCATCACGGGTAAGCCCGTGGGCATGGGTGGCTCGCTCGGCCGCACCGAGGCCACCGGCTACGGCGTCATCTACACCGTCCGCGAAGCCTGTAAGATGCTGGGCCTCGGCATCACCAAGTCGACGGCCGCCGTGCAGGGCTTCGGCAACGTCGGGCAGTACTCGGTGCAGCTGTTCACCAAGTACGGCGGCAAGGTCATCTGCGTGTCGTGCTGGGACGAGGCCGACCAGAAGACCTACACGTTCCGCAAGATGGATGGCGTGACGTTCGAAGAGCTGATTGGGATCACCGACAAGTTCGGCACGGTCGACAAGGCCAAGGCCAAGACGCTCGGACACGAGATCCTGGCTGGGGACGCCTGGATCGAACAGGATGTCGACATCCTCATTCCGGCCGCGATCGAGAACCAGATCACCGGCGACAACGTGAACCGGATCAGCAAGAAGGTCAAGCTGGTGGCCGAGGGCGCCAATGGCCCGACCACCCCGGAAGCCGACAAGGTCCTCGAGGCGCGCGGCATCTACGTGATTCCGGACTTCCTCTGCAACGCGGGCGGCGTCACCTGCAGCTACTTCGAGCAGGTCCAGGGCAACATGAACTACTACTGGCCCAAGGACGAAGTGTTGAGCAAGCTCGATCACATCATGACCAACGCCTTCCATGGCGTGGCCGAACTGGCCAAGAGCAAGAAGCTGTACACCCGCGACGCGGCGTATGTCATCGCGATCAATCGCGTGGCGAGCGCCTGCCATCAGCGCGGGTGGGTGTAG